Part of the Patescibacteria group bacterium genome is shown below.
AGGAGGTTTAGCTGGTTTTTCTTTTTGTCTGGCTGAACTCAGCTTTTTTTCTTTAATGATCGGCTGAGGCTGCGCTTCATTTCCTTCAAAGTGGTTAAATGTTCCAGCTTTAAAACTTTCCTCACATTCTAAAAATATTTGTTCTAATCGATGCAACACCTCTGAAATGGCAGGTCTTTTACTTCTATCTATATTGATACAGTCTAGGATGAGCGCTTTCATTGCAACCGCTAATGGAAACCCAGGCAAAAATAATGCATCCAATTTAGAAAGTTTAGGCTTATCAGATAACGATGTAAAAAGATAAAACAACACCACGCCGATATTATAAACATCTGAAGATTGATCCGGTGTGTGTCCCAAAGATATTTCAGGTGGCATTATGCGCCCGGTTATGTGTCCTAATTGGGTAACTTCCTCAAACTTTTCTGCATCCCATTGGGGTTTTCTACGAGATTCACTAAAATCATAAATTTCAGCTCGATTATTTTCATCAAGCAGAATGATGTCTGGTCTTATATTTCCACACAGCACATTTCGACTATGCACACCCTTAACTGCTCGCGCTAAGTCTATACCAATTTGCAAACGGTCTTTCCATGACAATTTATTAGGTATTTTGTCCTCCCTAATGGCTTCAAGCAAGTTTTTAGGACGATATGGATACACTGCAAAAACATGTTTAAATGACCACGCGTCATAAAACATGCCCAGTTGTTGCGGCGCGAGCACACCAAGAATTGATTGTAGAGCTATTCCCACACTTGTATTTCGCTCCCATTTGCAAGAACCATCTGCTTTCCACACCTTTATCAATACTTTCTCATCCCCACTTTTTTTATTTTTACCCTCCGCAATATAAAGATGGTCTGGATCGCTCGGACATGCCTTTAAAATATTAAATTGACTACATTCAACATATAAACCTGCTAATGGTGCAGCTATAATCCCTTTAGTTTTTAATATTGATAATAAAAATTGAATAATCCAAGATTTTAAATCCCTCTCTAAATGGGTATTTTCAATCATTTTTAACAAATAAGTTAAAATTTTTGGATCTTGACTTAATGCTTTTATTTGTTCAAATACCAATGAACTATCTTTTTGGTCAAGGTCAACCATTGATTTAATAGCTTCGATATATCTTTGATTTTCTTTTGCAATATCATGCGAACTCAAGCAAACTGGCTCATTAAAATCCTGATAGTTATCACTGCAACGATGCAAATCCGTAATTAATTCTACTATAACGGTAGGCATAAATTCTAAAGCAGATTCAATGTTTAAAGTCAATTCACAATTATTCTTAGCATTTTGATAAATTAAATCTGTAAATCTACTTAAAAGATCAGAACGTATACTGATAAAATGCACGCCATTTTCTTCTTTTCTAACAAAAATCTCCTCCGATAATTTAAACAAGGTGAAAATAGCGTCTATCACTTCTTTTGATGATATCAATAAAATTACATTTTGCTGATTTCCCACAGTAATTTCAGGAGCATAAAAATATAGGCTCTTCGCTTTTTCTTCCTCATCGAAAGTCAATACGCAGCGTGGATCTTGTACAACTGCTCTATAAAATTTCTCACCCAACTCCTTAGTTTTTTCCCTCATTTTCTCTAATACTTTTGCATCAAGTGGAACTTTATCTCGCCCTTGTTGTAATACAAATTTACTTTTCTGTTGCTGCACTTTACTCGGAAATGAAATTTCTAAAAGATGATGCTCTTTTGAATAAGAAAGTACCGGTTGCGCAACAAGCCCATCGAATATTTTCCATAACTGTTGCTCTATTTCGGTGAGCGTGATATTTCTCGCCAAGCATTTGTTAATGAGGGCTCTTATTTCTGCTGGGCAATCTGGCGGCCATACCGGTCGATGCAAAACGTCTTTTTCGATATTGAACCACACTAACTCCAGGAGTAAATTACCAAAATCACGAATATCCGTTTTAATGGAGTAATCTTTCCGCCAAGAAGGTGACTTGTATTTGCCCTGTAACACGGGCAGGCTGACTCGGCCATTCACATCCATCAAAATATACTTTGATTTTAGCATTCCATAAAATTCTCCTTTAGCATCTAAATCTTTTAATTTTTTTACTATATCGATTGCAATGCGTAGGCGTTCAAACCAGGAAAACTCTTCAGGTGTTTTTGAATTAAGAAATGTTTTTAATAATATAGGACGAGGAATCGGCAGATTATGAGATTTTTTTTTGTCTTTCTGTCGTGACTTCTGTTTCTCCTCATATCTAGATATAGATGCAACATTCTTTGACTCTTTTGATTTTTTATCATCACTCTCTTTGGAGCTAGGCCGAACTTGTGGATAATCTGCATCTTTTATTTTCTCATCGAAATCCCTCCCTCTTACTGATCCTTGAGCTCGAGCAGAGGCTGGCCTATTGACATCAGGCAAGCATAAGAATTGCACATACTTTTTCATATTCAATAAAAATTGGACACATTTTGTAAAATGCATTCTAGTAGGAAAATCATACAACAGATTTTCACTGTGTCTTACCATTATTTTTATGAGGTTAACATGCTTTTTTTCGTTCCAGTTGTTTTGAATCCATTCCTGAAATCTATCATAGTTTAATTGAAATGGTTTAGCTCCTTGTAAGCTGATATTGAAAACTGAATTATTATTTCTGATAGTTGCTGCTATGGTATTAATAATTAATCTATATTCTAAAATTAATTCTTGTTCTCTAGTTCGCTTTTTATCATCATAGCGCTGTTGACTTGGCGTATTGGGTGGGCTTTCTACTTTTTTTGCCAGAAGGGATACCGCATCAGGCATGGAATTCTGAGTGCGCATGCTGTCATTTTTTTTCTCTGACTCTGCTTTATCATCACGTTGATTGATTGACTGCATTTTTAACCCCAAAGCACATATTTTCGTTATTTATTGGCAATTATTCTCCTTTTCAAACAAAAATCCCCACCGATCTCGCCATTTGCAGCCAAGGGTGATCCAGTGGAATCAACCGCGAACCACCCATAAATTCCTCAATCGGCACTGCCGTCACCTGACCTGCTTTAA
Proteins encoded:
- a CDS encoding protein kinase; amino-acid sequence: MGLKMQSINQRDDKAESEKKNDSMRTQNSMPDAVSLLAKKVESPPNTPSQQRYDDKKRTREQELILEYRLIINTIAATIRNNNSVFNISLQGAKPFQLNYDRFQEWIQNNWNEKKHVNLIKIMVRHSENLLYDFPTRMHFTKCVQFLLNMKKYVQFLCLPDVNRPASARAQGSVRGRDFDEKIKDADYPQVRPSSKESDDKKSKESKNVASISRYEEKQKSRQKDKKKSHNLPIPRPILLKTFLNSKTPEEFSWFERLRIAIDIVKKLKDLDAKGEFYGMLKSKYILMDVNGRVSLPVLQGKYKSPSWRKDYSIKTDIRDFGNLLLELVWFNIEKDVLHRPVWPPDCPAEIRALINKCLARNITLTEIEQQLWKIFDGLVAQPVLSYSKEHHLLEISFPSKVQQQKSKFVLQQGRDKVPLDAKVLEKMREKTKELGEKFYRAVVQDPRCVLTFDEEEKAKSLYFYAPEITVGNQQNVILLISSKEVIDAIFTLFKLSEEIFVRKEENGVHFISIRSDLLSRFTDLIYQNAKNNCELTLNIESALEFMPTVIVELITDLHRCSDNYQDFNEPVCLSSHDIAKENQRYIEAIKSMVDLDQKDSSLVFEQIKALSQDPKILTYLLKMIENTHLERDLKSWIIQFLLSILKTKGIIAAPLAGLYVECSQFNILKACPSDPDHLYIAEGKNKKSGDEKVLIKVWKADGSCKWERNTSVGIALQSILGVLAPQQLGMFYDAWSFKHVFAVYPYRPKNLLEAIREDKIPNKLSWKDRLQIGIDLARAVKGVHSRNVLCGNIRPDIILLDENNRAEIYDFSESRRKPQWDAEKFEEVTQLGHITGRIMPPEISLGHTPDQSSDVYNIGVVLFYLFTSLSDKPKLSKLDALFLPGFPLAVAMKALILDCINIDRSKRPAISEVLHRLEQIFLECEESFKAGTFNHFEGNEAQPQPIIKEKKLSSARQKEKPAKPPTDFFNQPLNLDILETIKNILASMIAAGEVKIRGIKMLDSQNTVAKLQQWILANLKADQYEKLIEILVGQIDNLAASPKNHFLLEKLQAYKKTHEFLLKNCPFKELSRQDEGYCAIM